The window GTGAAGAAGGCCGCGCTCGAGGAAAAGAGGGTGAAGATCGTCGGCAATGCGGAGGACGCCAAGATGTTGACCTTGAATATCGACTCTTTGGACGCCAACGCTAGAATTATCATGCAATCCGTCCGCTACCGGATGTTGGGGTGGTAGAAAGATGAGTTGGCGGCGCCGGAAGATGAGGACGTGGCGGAGGCGGACGCGGAGGCTGCCTACGTGGCGGCGACGGCACCTCCTTGATCGGGGAGCAGCTTGCTGGGATGGCCGGTCCGACACGGCAGAATTGCACGGACTGTGGGACTGATGTTCTTTTGGATTCGGGCATATAAAAACTAAGCATATTTGCCTCTTTTTGTTTGTGGTCGGAGATGCGATCCGGTGCGTTGTGCGGATCAGCGTacgtttgaatttgaatttgctGGCGGACATATAcaggctacggttggatggcgtccTCCCGCATCTGTGTCCGCGAACTGGTCCCCCGTCCACGGACAGATGCGGGAGGAAATTTACGGTTTGTCGTTGGAGATGTCCTAAGGTAATATCTCTAAAAAAACCTAAGGTACTCTCTGCTTTGACCATCTTGGTATGTTTTATGTATATTAGAGATTGTCCTCTAACTGATGGGTATGTCATACAATGAAAATAGTGTGTCTTCTTGTGACAAGGAAACCCATAGTTTCTTCAAGTTCTCTGTAAAAAAATGAAGCAATTAGAAATAGCATTCGAGAGGATGAGCAACAATGTAAAATATGCTTCATGGCATTGCTAGATATAGCACAAACTAAGTTCTTTCGGGATAATATGCAGCCTTCAGTGTGATTCTTCTCCTTGTGCTGACATAATTTGTGCACATATAATTTTTCCAGCTGATTGATGAAGGAATTAATGTAAGGTTCACTATAAGAGCAACAGATGATCTGATTATGCTCTTGAGATGACTAAAGAACTAACTTGGCAAAATTTCTTCTATTTGGAATCTGTGATGTTAAATGAAGCCCTTACATGTGCCATGGATTTCAAACTAGCATGGCAGCTGTATGGATTGAAAGTTTCATCTGATGCCCATTGCATCAATTGATATTTTTTCTTAGTTGTAATCAGATTTCACTTGGCCATCCAAGAACTTATATGATTTGGTGGGGGGAGTTTATCTTGCACATGCACTGGTTATTTGTAATTTGCAACCCATGATGTGCAAATACCATTATTTATCTTCTATCTTATGGATTTGCAAAGAATTTGCAGAATCTTGTGGGGCTAACTTATTACAAACATAATTGATGCTGTTTGAACTGGCCCTCCTAAGGGTATTATAAATATAGTGTCACAAGGCTTGAGGGTGCATGATATCGCACCGGATCTCTACAATCGTGTGCGTAAAGGTGTTCGAGCAACTCAAACGGTGCTGGAGGCCCTCCAGAATGGGGCCTGGGCCTTGGATATCGGGCCGGACATTAACCATGCCTCCCTTGCGGAGGTGTTCGGCCTAAGGGAGAGAACGACGGCTATCCAGTTATCACCAAAGCTGGAAGACTCAATCACCTGGGCTTGGGAGGGAAATGGCTTGTACTTTGCTCGTTCGGCCTATGCAGACAAGTTCTGGGGCTTGCAAGTGGCCCCGTATGCGGAGGTGGCATGGAAATCGAAGGCACCAATGCAGTGTCGTTTCTGCGCTTAGCTTGCGGGAAGAAATAGATGTTGGACTTCCGACCGCCTGGCTCGTCACGGCCAACCACATCAAGCGGCGTGCCCATTTTGTGACCAAACCGAGGAGACACTAAATCATATCCTGCTTACGTGCATCCTGGCGCGAACGGTATGGCACATCTGCTTTTGGGAAGCCTGGATGGACGCCAACAGTGGACCAGGAGTTGGTGGACTTGTGCAACTCATGTCGCGCGACGAACCTTAGGGTTAAGGACATACATACCATTTTGTCACCAGTGATGTGGGAGCTCTAGAAGCACCGGAATGCGGTGATCTTTGATGGTGCGATGTCGTCGATTCACTCCGTGATTGTGGATGCTTGCTGGACTCTTGAAGGACGACCTGTCGCTCTTCTTCGGGTCCTTGGCTAGGTGGGCGGCATCGAGTAGCTAGTTTCCCGTGTAAAATCTAGGTGGATTGAGGGCTAGTTTGGTTTATGTCCACAGCTTGTTGCCTGGGAAAAAACGCTGCCTGGCGTGGACACGAAGAAGTCGAGAAAAGTTGCCTGACCAGGCCAGCCTGGGCATGATGTGTTTGCTTCACGTCCTCATCCTAGCATACAAATCAATCTTCTTTAAGCCCATAAATGATTGTTGGCCCACCAGAAAAACTATTGTTTATTTCCCAGGCTAGCACCAGGCGTCCTATTCTCCATGCCTGTCCCAGGCTAATGACCATGCCTGGGGTTGTAGCCAGGCTAATGAGCATGTCAGGAGACCCAGACCAGGCTAGTATTTTTTTATGCAGGACACGAACCAAACACCTTCCATCCTCCTCTCAGGCAGACTCCAGGCCAGGCAATTTTTTGTGTGGACTCCAACCAAACTAGCTCTGAGTGTCTTCGTGTAATTTGCATGTAAGCCACTGTGAATGGAGCTCTTtcctctctccctcttcctctttAATGCATGATACACATGACTTATGCGTGTTAAAAAAAACATGTGTCGTCCTCGCATTGAGGTCTCACCTCACCGGATGGGAAAAGAGAGAGCCCCGGTCTCGTATTATTTTTTTCGGCTGCCGACATGCCTATCGATCGCGCGCTGAGGGCGCACAGTGGAACAGGACCCGCGCGATGGAGTTGCCGTGTCCGGCATACGTGGCCTTCTGGAGCGACACGTGTCGGCACCCGCCTCATTTCCCTCTGCCCGATTCTCTTCGCTTTTCTATTCATCTGCGGTTCCTTGCTGGTCTCCTCGAGTTGGCGGACAGAAGAAAAGAAGGAAACACGCCAGatttcagagagagagagagagacaaggAAACACGCCATGGAGTCCGGAGGGGAGACGTCGTGAAGTACTGAGTTTCGTacgtcggcggcggtggcggcggctcgAGGGCAAGGTGGGTCGGAGCTTCTCGCCTGATTCATGGCGTAAGTTGATACGGGCTTTGGTATCGATTCCCCTTCTTTTTTTCAGTTCTTGCGGAAATCTCGTGCAGAGTTGGCGTCCTAACTTTATTTCAGCGGACCTATTTTATCAGAGTTTAGgcttcccccctctccctctaaTCACAAGTTCGAACCCACCCGATTTGCTTTCTTCCCTTCAGACTCCAGTTCATGCAAAAATACGAACAGAGCTTTCCTGTACCCAAGACCAGGAGACGAGCGTTTGGAGTTACCCCTTTCAGAAAAATATGCTGAACATTTTTTCCATTTTTGTGCAGGGCATGCTTGATCGTATTACTCTTAATTTAGCACAGTTCTTTGTTTATTGGAAAAGTATCAGTTAATCAGTAGGTCGAATCAGTTAGCTGAAAATGACACTATAGGTCTCAACAAGTGTTACTTGCTGCCTAAGATCAGCAGTTTCCAATTTTCTCCTCAATTTCTGCAAAGAAAAGAAAGACGTTAGTTATTTAGATAAATAAAAACGTTGCACTAATAATTAGTTAAAAGAGTGGAACTAGGAAATAATCCTGTTACACTGATACAAGGTGATTTGGTCATTTTTTGGAACTTTTAATTTCAATCTGTACTCCACACTCGGCACTTCTAATACTGATTAAACAGAGAATTAACAGCTAGCACGAAACACGTTACACCAAAATAACCAACTTGTGTTTTCCACAATTTTGGTAAGTTTCATGTTATTTCTAAGAATGTTTTCCTGATCCCTTGACATAGAAACCGAATAACACGTGTCTTGCGATATGCTTCACTTGCAATGGACGTGCATTTGTAAATACCTTAACGTTTGTGGTCAAATTGTTCTCTTAGTCTTACTGTAAAGCATTCTTTTGTAAGACTGAGGTTTGCATTCATAAATTTGTATTCTGCCCACAGGGCATATTTCTCGGTGTAGCTAATAACCTGTGAGTCTGCACATACTTTGCTTTCATGATATTTGTACATGTTAATGGTTCTAAAATGCAAGCGTCGGCCGATTCTAGCGTTATCTTTCTGCTGTGTGTTGATTAATTATGTTCTGATTACCCGCAAAAAAAGATTAATTATGTTCTGATTGCAGATCATACTTTTGAGAGTTTATTAAGCATTTGCAAGGTTAAATGATTGACAATTTCGCTCAAATCAAGGATGTGATGCAGTTTCTTGTCATGATGTCTGTCCTCAGCTCAAGGTTCTAATTCAATTGGGCCATCAGCATCAATAATGGACTGGTTGAAGGAACAATTTGACATGTTTATGTTCAGTTTGTACAGTGAATCTCCTAATCCATCAGAATTCTGGATCCCCATTGCTGCATACCTCACTGTTGGTATTGTCAGTCTTTTGATGTTTTTGTACCTATTCTCGCTGTGGAGGCGAAAGATCAGTGTAAGCTGGATGAAAGTGATTGCCCGGTCAAAAAGGAGAAACTTCGAAAGAAATCAAAAGGTCCCTACTGCTGAACATATATGGTCTGCAGAATCTCTACTTCGTGCAAAAGGACTGAGGTGCTGTGTGTGCCTAGAATCTATTACACCTGCTCAGCCCCTTGGGACAGTGATAACATCAGAGAACATGGTTCACCGCTGTGATGTTTGTGGGGCCGCTGCGCACACTATCTGCTCTTCAAACTCTCAGAGGGACTGCAAATGTGTCTCATTGCTGGGTTGGAAGCATGTAGTCCATCAATGGACCGTGCTGTGGACCGATATAGCTGACCAGCCTGAAGAAGCTCAGTATTGTAGCTACTGTGAGGAGCCATGCAATGGGTCTTTTCTTGGAGGTCCAATATATTGCTGCATGTGGTGCCAACGGCTGGTGCATGTCGATTGCCACTCAAGCATGTCTACTGAGACAGGCGATGTTTGCGACCTCGGTCCATTCAGACGCCTAATTCTTTCCCCACTTCACGTCGGGGCCAAGAACAAGCCTGGTGGGATTTTAAGTTCTATAACTCAAGGTGCAAATGAGCTTGCGTCCACCGTGCGGGGACATCTTAGGAACCGAGGTAAAAGGCAGAAATATGATAAAAGATTGTCTTCTGACTCTATGGCTGGTGAGAGCAACGATGATTCATCAAGCAATACCGCACCATATTCTAATCAGAGGGCCAAGGAATTAAAATCAAATGTTGGCAGTGTTCAGAGGCATGCTGAGAATGAACATGATAGTAGCGAGAGTGATTGTAAAGAGGTCGTATCAGAACCGAGAAGACTCCATAATGATGACACAGGAGGAGCCAAACTCAAGTATGTGTTGACTGACCTGCCTGCTGATGCCAGACCTCTTCTAGTATTTATCAACAAGAGAAGTGGAGCTCAGCGTGGAGATTCTCTCAAGCACCGGCTACATTTCCTTTTGAACCCAGTGCAGGTCATGACACTTCTCACACTAGATCTGTACTTATGGCATAGTCATTTTGGTAGAACCAGGGGTCCTACCGGACTTGCTCCGGAGGTTGTAGGGGAAG is drawn from Aegilops tauschii subsp. strangulata cultivar AL8/78 chromosome 1, Aet v6.0, whole genome shotgun sequence and contains these coding sequences:
- the LOC109737587 gene encoding diacylglycerol kinase 1; this translates as MDWLKEQFDMFMFSLYSESPNPSEFWIPIAAYLTVGIVSLLMFLYLFSLWRRKISVSWMKVIARSKRRNFERNQKVPTAEHIWSAESLLRAKGLRCCVCLESITPAQPLGTVITSENMVHRCDVCGAAAHTICSSNSQRDCKCVSLLGWKHVVHQWTVLWTDIADQPEEAQYCSYCEEPCNGSFLGGPIYCCMWCQRLVHVDCHSSMSTETGDVCDLGPFRRLILSPLHVGAKNKPGGILSSITQGANELASTVRGHLRNRGKRQKYDKRLSSDSMAGESNDDSSSNTAPYSNQRAKELKSNVGSVQRHAENEHDSSESDCKEVVSEPRRLHNDDTGGAKLKYVLTDLPADARPLLVFINKRSGAQRGDSLKHRLHFLLNPVQVFELSSSQGPEAGLLLFRKVPHFRILVCGGDGTVGWVLDAIDRQNYASPPPVAILPAGTGNDLSRVLSWGGGLGSVEKQGGLCTVLHDIEHAAVTILDRWKVTVEDKQAKSVLLVKYMNNYLGIGCDAKVALDIHNLREENPDKFYSLFLNKVLYAREGAKSIIDRTFADLPWQVRLEVDGAEIDIPEDSEGVLIANIPSYMGGVDLWQNEEENLDNFDPQSIHDKMLEVVSISGTWHLGTLQVGLSRARRIAQGQLIKLRFSAPFPVQVDGEPWVQHSCTLKISHHGQAFMLKRAIESSLGHATAIVTDVLENAETSQVITASQKRALLQEMALRLA